A stretch of the Ensifer sp. PDNC004 genome encodes the following:
- a CDS encoding ABC transporter substrate-binding protein, translated as MKALIAAFFLGLVTTAEAQTIKFVTEEYPPYNFSTEAGPSGAAVDQIKLIMERLKQPYTIEVLPWARAFMLAETDPAYCVFTTGHDAERDGNFQWVEPLLIDHMVMVRQAGSAIAPKSLEDAQQYTVGTQREDFSASYLKEHRFHKIDYAANLDSSLKKLLAGRVDLLMTSEKTFESMRTEGKPVEAALVLEGKLYGIACHRDFPRDIVATMQYELDRLIGNGTQDVIFKQYGLKPNASLQAEK; from the coding sequence GTGAAGGCGCTGATCGCAGCATTTTTCCTGGGCCTTGTAACGACGGCCGAGGCCCAGACGATCAAGTTTGTCACGGAGGAATATCCGCCTTACAACTTTTCGACCGAGGCCGGCCCGAGCGGTGCAGCCGTCGACCAGATCAAGCTCATCATGGAGCGCCTGAAGCAGCCCTATACGATCGAGGTTCTACCCTGGGCGCGGGCTTTCATGCTGGCCGAGACCGATCCCGCCTATTGTGTTTTCACCACCGGCCACGACGCCGAGCGCGACGGAAACTTCCAGTGGGTCGAGCCGCTGCTGATCGACCACATGGTCATGGTCCGGCAGGCCGGATCCGCCATTGCGCCCAAATCGCTGGAGGACGCGCAGCAATATACCGTCGGCACACAGCGCGAGGATTTTTCGGCGTCCTATCTCAAGGAGCACCGCTTCCACAAGATCGATTATGCCGCCAATCTCGATTCCAGCCTGAAAAAGCTGCTCGCCGGCCGGGTCGATCTGTTGATGACGTCCGAGAAGACCTTCGAAAGCATGCGCACCGAAGGCAAACCGGTGGAGGCGGCGCTGGTGCTGGAAGGCAAGCTCTACGGCATCGCCTGCCACCGCGACTTTCCCCGCGATATCGTCGCCACCATGCAATACGAACTCGACCGGCTGATCGGCAACGGCACCCAGGATGTGATCTTCAAGCAATACGGGCTCAAGCCCAATGCCAGCCTGCAGGCGGAGAAATAG